The DNA region CTCGGCGGCCTCGGACCCGTCTTTGCCTACCGCATGACGCCCGGCCTCGAGCGCGGCCAACGCTCGCTGGGTGTCGCCGCGGTCGCGGTGATGTTTAGCCACCGCCCGCCAGGCCACCGCCGATTGCGGCGCGAGGGCTGTGGCTTGGTTGAAATGCTCAAAGGCGCGGTCGGGTTGATTCAAAGCCGCCAACGCCTGTCCGGCGATGATGTGAGACAGCCCGGTCTTATTCACTTCGGATGCGTCGGGGCTGCCGAGGAGCGACTGGGCAACTTCCAGCGCAGTGTCGGCCTGACCGGCGGCCAGCGCCGTTTCGGCGAGCCGGGCCTGCGTCTCCGGCTTTGGTTCCAGCGCCACAGCCCGTTGCCAGTGAAGGAGCGCATTGACGAAGTCGCCGGCTTTGCTCAGGGCTTCGGCCAGCACTTGTCGTGTCTGGGCCAACGCCGGTGCAAGGCCCACTGCTTGCCACGCGGTTTCCACCGCCGCCGGCACGTCGCCGCTGGCGAGCGCCTGCCGGGCGCGAGCCACATAAACGCGAAAGTCGGCGGGCGAGAGAGCCAGGAGTTCGTGCAAAGCCTGGGCCGCCATTTCGTGGTGGCCCCATTCCAAAAATAATTCGGCGGCAAAGAACAGAACATCGGCGTTCGAAGGTGACGCGGCGCGTTCGGCGCTGGCGGCCCACACTGCGGCTGTGGCTGAGGCCAGGGCCTGCTCGGCATTGCCAAGCGCCCGGTGAACACGGGCGGCGGCCAGGTGGGCGCGGGCGGTGTTCGACGAAGTAGACGACGATTCCAGTTCGACGAGCGCGGCCTGAGTCTGGCCGCAAGCCAACTTAGCTTCGGCGATGAGGGGCCGGATGCTCCGGTCGCCGGGCCGCAGTGTTCGCACTTCTTGAAACGCGGCCAGCGCCGACACTGGATCGTTTTCCGACAAGGCCATCGTTCCAAATTGAAGCGCCAGATCGGCGGTGAGCGTTTGAGCTACCTCCACCGCTTGCCCCAGCATCATTCGCGCTTCGGGGTCGCCTGCGGCTTGCGCCAACAAAATGGAATCAACGCTGGCCGACAGTTGACGGAAATCTGAAAGGGAAGTGTTGATGGCCTTGGCTGACTTCGATGAAGCCGCCACTGCGCGGGCGGCATCCGTGAATCCCGCCGCCGAAAGTTGGCGGGCCAGGGCCAGCCGTTGAGTTGGGGCCAGGTTTAAGGTGAAGGGAGCGATGAGGCCGGCCAGTTCGGCGGGCGATTCGTTGGCGATCCAAATTCTGCCGCAGACATTAAGTGTCCGCGACAAAAGAGCCGTCATGAGCGGCGCAGGCTCGTCGAGCAAACTGTAAAGGCAAACCAAGGGCAGGCCCCAGGTTTCCGGGTTGAGGGCGGCGCTGGCGGCTAAACCGTCGAAGTCGCCGGTTGTTTCAAGTTGCTGGCTGAGGGCGACGGCGGCGATGGTCGCTTCCACCAGCTCCGGCAATCTCAATTCCTTCGTTCCCTTTTTATCGTCGGGCGAACTGAGGCGAGCGTAAGCGGCGGCCAGCCGGTCGCGGCCCGCTTCGTTGAGCCAGGTGAGGGGGTTGGGCGACGATTGCGGCGCGAGCACGCGCAGAGCCAGCAGGCCCAGGTGGCCGGGCCGCCACGCCGACAGGTCGTCGCCAAGTTTGACGAAGGTGGCGAGCAGGTTGCCGGCCTGGGCGAGTTGCCACAGGGCCGGTTCAACGCGCAGGCGGCGGTTGATCTCGGCCCAAACATTTTCGGGGAGGGAAGTGAAGAAGGGTGTCATGGAGGGGAGCGAACTCACTGAAGAACAAAGGCGACGAAATAGGACGCGGTGAGCAGGCCGCAACCGATCAGAGTCAGAAGGAAGCCGACGCCGGCTGAGGTCATGAGTAGCCTGCTCACCGACTCGTTGAGCTGGACAGCGGCCTGCATCAGCCGGGCGATGTCGTCCGCCAGCCCTTTTTGGCCGATGCGGGCCGACTGAGCGGCGAGGGTCCGGGCGTGGTTGGACAGGCCGTAAGCCATCAGCTTCCAGAATCCGGCGCTGATGAAGAGCAGGCCGAAGAGGAAGAGGGCGTAGGCAAAAATGGAACGGAAGATTTCAGGGGAGAGGAATGACATGGCAACGCTCCTTGCGCGAGGGACTGTTGTTGAGGAACAGTTGTGCAAGAAGCGTGCCGAATTGGGTCAACGGATTGAGCGGATGGGTTGGCTTTCAACGGATGATTGAAACGGAGAATCAGATGCTGGCACGCTTCTCTGTTTATCTGTCCATTGAAAGGCGGGTCAAGGCGCGAATCAGGTCGGCTTGGTCGGGATAGCGTCGAATAAGGTCGTCGCGTTGGCCGAGTTCAAAGTCGCTTGGGTCGAAGGCGGGGGCCATTGTCGTGCCCATCAGCGCAAATTCTCCGCCGGCCAGCAGGCGCGAGCCTTGCCAGACTCCGCGCGGCACGACGTATTGGACGTGCTGGCCCGCTTCCAGATCATGGCCGAGAGTCGCCACTTCGCTCGAACCGTCAGGCCGGAGCATCAGCAGTTCCACCGGGTCGCCGAGGTAGAAGTGATAGGTCTCGTCGGTGAGCAGGCGGTGCAGGGCCGAGAAGTGATCGCCGTGTAACAAGTAATAAATTGTCCCGCTGAGTAATTTGGCGTGAGGGTAGCGGTCGGGTAGGGCGCTCCTGGCAATCGTCTCCTCGGCGCTGTAGGTGCGTCGAAAGTAGCCGCCCTCGATTGGCAGTGGCTCAAGGTTGAGGAATTTGATGATCTCTTTAGCGTTCACTCAGGCAAAGGTTGGCTCGGCTACAATTTCAGCCGGCAGGTAGCCGATCTCAATCGTATCGCCGTCGCAGAACAGCATGGCGTTTTCGATCACGCTTCGCAATTGGCGGATGTTGCCCGGCCAGTGGTAGGCCTTGAGGGCTTCCATCGCGCGCGGGTGGATGCCGATGACCTCCTTCCCCATCTCCAGGTTGAACTTGTCGAGAAACCGTCCGGCGAGGGCCGGAATGTCTTCGCGGCGGTCGCGCAGAGGCGGCAGTTCGACGCAGATCACCTTGAGCCGCCAGTACAGGTCTTCGCGAAATTTGCCGTCGGCGATCATGGCTGGCAAGTTGCGGTTAGAGGCCGAGATGAAGCGCACATCCACTTTGATCCCGCTCGTGCCGCCAACCCGGTAAATGACCTTCTCTTCAATCGCCCGCAGAAGTTTGGATTGCAAGTCGGGTTTCATGCTGGAAATTTCGTCGAGGAAGACCGTGCCGCTGTCGGCAACTTCCAGCAGGCCCAACTTGCGTTTGGTGGCTCCGGTGAAAGCGCCTGGTTCATGGCCGAACAGTTCGCTCTCCAGAAGATGGTCGGGCAAAGCGGCGCAGTTGATGGGAATGAATGGGCCGCGATTTCGCGGACTGAGTTGATGAATGGCGTTGGCAACCACTTCTTTTCCAGAGCCGGTTTCCCCGGAGATCAAAATGCTGGCCTGGGTCGGGGCGGCGCGTTGCAGGAGTTCATCTACCCGTTTCATGGCCGGCGTCTCGCCCACAACCCAGCTGTACTGATCGCGGCGCGACTGGCGCAGGTGTTCCAACTCGCGGCGGAGCGAGACGGTCTCCGACGCGCGCGACAGCGCCTTGAGCAGGCGTCGGGCTTCCATCGGCTTGGTGAGGAAGTCCTGGGCGCCGGTTTGCATGGCTTCGACCGCCATTTCAATATCGCCGAAGCCGGTGATGACGATGACGGGCAGGCCGGGCTGTTCCTGGGCCAGCCGCTCGAGCAGGCGCAGGCCGCTGCCGTCGGGCAACATCACATCGAGCAGAACAATGTCGGCCTGGCCGAGATCGATCTGGGCGTGGGCCGAGGCCACCGTGTCGGCCTCCAGCGTGGCATAGCCCTGGTCGGCCAGCAATTGGCGGATGAAGGTTCGGGGGGTAGGTTCGTCGTCAACGATGAGGACTGATGGCATAGAAGTTTAGAGAATCGGAGATTAGAGGCTTAGAGAATTGGAGGTTGAACTAATCTCCAATTCTCTAAGCCTCTATTTCCCTGATACGACTGGGATGAATACATGAAAGGCCGTGCCGATGCCGGGCCAGCTTTCAGCGAAGATCGCGCCGCGGTGGCCGGTGATGATGCGCTTGGTGATGGCCAGGCCCAGCCCGGTGCCGTCGGCTTTGGTGGTGATGAAGGGATCGAAGATGCGCTGGAGCATCTCGGACGGGATGCCGTCGCCGGTGTCGCTGAACAGCAACTCCACGTAGTCGCCGCGCGGCGCTCTGGCGTCGGCGGCCGGGTGGCACTTGATGGTGAGCGTGCCGCCGTTTTTCATGGCCTCCACGGCGTTGGCGATTAAGTTGGTGAACACCTGATCCATTTGATTGCTGTCGGCCAGGGCCGGCGACGTTTCTGGATTGGCGTGGAAAAGGAGTTCAATGTTGTAGCGTGTCAGGCGTGGCCGCCAGCGGGCGAGTGTTTTCTCCAGCAGTTGTTCGAGCGACACAGGCCGGTATTTAAGCTCGCTCGACTTGGCGACCAGCAGAACGTCTTTGAGCAGTTGGTCAATCCGCGTCACCTCGGCCTGCATTTTGGACACGGCCTCGTAAAGCGGGTCGGTTGATTCAAATTTGGTCGCCATATAACTCAGGCCGGTGGCGATGCCGTTGAGCGGGTTGCGCACGTCGTGGGCAAAGATGGCCGAGAGATCGCCCAGCCAGGCCCGCCGTTCCAGGTGGTCGCTTTGTTCCTGAAATTGGCGCTGGTCGGTGCGATTGGAGATCAGAATGAGGCCGCCACTCAAAGAATTGTTTTCATCAAAAAGAGGCACGGCCCGCACCCAGGCCGCCACTGCGCCGCCGTCGCGGCAGATGAGGTCGGTTTCCCCGCCGCGCCAGGCCTGGCCCTGTTTCAAAGCGGCCAGCAAGGAAGAGGCCAGCGGTTGCGCCGACACCAACACATCCTCAAGCGGGCAGTTGAACGTTTCGGCGATCTGAAAGCCGAGCAACTCCTCGGCGGCAAAATTGAGAGCGACAATATTTCCAGCTATATCAATTTGCGCCACGCCGTCAGCCGTTTCGTCGAGCAAGGCTCGCAATTTTTCTTCGGCCCCAGTGACCCGTGTTTGCAATTGGGCCTGCCGTTCAGTCTGGCGTTGTGTTGCCTGAAGTGTATTGAGGTAGCGTGTCGCCATGCCCGTCAGGGCGGTGATGTCGGCGGGTTGAAAATTGGGCGGGCGGTATCCGGCTATTAACAAGCCGGCCTGGTCGTCGTTGAGCGGGCTGGTATGCAGAGACGACAGCCCACAGGCGCGGGCGGCCCGGGTGATGGCCGACGTAGGCCGCTCGCCCGTGCGCCAGCTAAGCGGGAAGCCGTTCACCGCCGGGTCGGCGGAGTCCAACTGGGCCGGAAATTCTCCGGGCAGGCCGACGGTGTGGGTGAGATACAGGCCGGGCGACTCGCGCCTGGCCTGGTAGAAGCCGATCATTTCGGCGTGCAAGAACTGGCGGCAGAGATTGAGCGCGTTCTCAAAGGAATCAGGTTGAGGGTTGGCGAGCAGGGCCACCATTTCGTCGAGGGCGGCCAGCGACTCGCGCTGGCGGCCCAGGTTCTGCTCCGACCGGGCACGGTGGAGGGCGTCTCGGGCCAGAATCATCACCGACGATTCGCCGTCGCTCTCTACGCCAAAGAGCTTTAGATCGGTGTAGGCCAGCTTGCCGCTCCGGGTGCGAAGCGGCACATTTTGCAGTTGACGGTTGGACCCGATCTCGATGTGATGGATGAGATCGAGCGCTTCTGCCGCTTCGCGATTCGAGAAAAGATCGTTCAGGCCCAGGCCGTTGAGTTCGGCGCGAGAGTAGCTGGTCAACTCCACCGCTTTGTAGTTAACGTGAAGAAACATGCCGGAGCGCGGCGAGGCCAAAAAGAAGGCCTCCTCCAACTGCTCGATGAGATCGTGGAAGTGCGGCTCGGCGTGGCGGTGGATGACGCTGCCGAAGAGGTTGAGCGGGTTGAGGGGCGACGTTTTTTTTTGCACGAGGATCAAATCGAGATTTCGCGTCCGCGCAGGTTGGCTGGCAGGATGCCCAGCATTTGACGATACTTGGCGACCGTGCGTCGGGCGACGTGATAGCCCTGCGGCTTGAGCAGTTCGGCGATCTTGGTGTCTGAGAGCGGCGCCGAACGTTGCTCCTGACGGATGATGGATTGCACGGCATCCCGCACAGCGAGAGAGCGGTCAAAAAAGATCGAGAGTGGAACCATGCGGCCATTGGGCAGTGAAGCGGCCTTGTTGGCAATGGCCCGCGAGACGGTGCTTTCGTGTAGGCAAAGACGCTCAGCAAGGATCGAACGAGTCAACGGTTTAAGATCAGAATCACCACCTAAAATAAACGCCAACTGCTCAACCACCACAATCTCAGCAATCCTCTGCATCGTGTTATTCCGTTGCTGAATACACTTCGAAAGTAAACTGGCGCGATCAAGGTAACTCGCCCACTCCACTCTCTCAACATCAGTCATCTCATCCAACCCAGACTTGATTGCCGGATCAACCCGCAACTTCCCAGCCACACCCGTGAATACCTCCACCACCAGCGGGCCACCAGGGTGAGGATTCAAACTAATCGTAATATCAGGCTGGTAAAAAACGGGACGCGCCAGACGGCCCATAACTCCGCCCGCATCCTGCCAGGCGCGGGCAGGGTAGGGCGTCAAGTTATGATGAATGAAGCGCACAACTTCCTCAACATCCTCAAGCGAAGCACCCAACTCCCTAGCAATGGTCATATAATTCCGCTTGGCAAGTTGATCCCAGTGCTCACCCAAAACTTTCCTGACCAGCGGATGCACCAGACCATTCTCATTCAATACCTCAAGCTGAATAAGCAGACTCTCGCGCAAGTCTCGCGTAGCCACACCCACCGGGTCGGCGCGTTGAATCAGGCCCAACACGCGAACGACGGTCTCCAATGGGACACGCAGACTAGTGGCAATCTCGGTTGGATGATCGTCCAACAATCCCAGATCGTCCAACCGGGCCAAAATGTTAGCCGCCACTCGTTGTTCAACTTTATCCACCGCACAGGCCACCTGACGCAACAGATGCTCGGCCAGACTCTCGGTTTGCGGAATGAGACTCTCAGGAAGCTCACCCTCTTCATCATCTCGGATCCGAGATGCACCGGGAAGGCGGGGCGAGAGAAAAACGATGGGACCGTCACCAACATGTTGATCGAGGCAGGCCGGGCAGGGCAGGGCGCGAATGCGCCGCCCACAATTGGGGCAGGTATGATCTTTGACAAGCTCCAGCGCCGGGTTGGTGTCCAACTCGCGAGCCACCTCATCAGCCAGTTCGCCACTGTTCATCTCCAGCAAACGCATGGTTTGCGCCAGGTGAACGGTAACGCCACGCGGCCCGTGATACAGGGAGTTGAACGGAGAAGGAGAGGTATACATGAACACACCTAGTTTAGATGATTGAGGGTCAATGGTCAATCGTTGAAGTGCAAGAAGTGTGCCAAAAAAAGCGGCGAGCAAGATGGTAAAATCCATTTCAGAGGTCAAATTGGCAAAACAAACATTAATCGTGGTGGGCGGGGGGCTGGCCGGCAGCGAGGCAGTCTGGCAGGCGGCAGAACGCGGCATTAAAGTGTTGCTGTACGAAATGCGGCCTACCCGGCCAACCCCGGCCCACACCACCGACCGGCTCTCCGAACTCGTCTGCTCCAACTCGCTTGGCTCCACTGCGCCCGACCGCGCCCCCGGCCTGCTCAAAGCCGAAATTGAACAGTTAGGCTCGTTCATTCTGCAATGTGCCAACGAGACCGCCGTGCCGGCAGGCAGTGCGCTGGCTGTGGATCGGGAGAAGTTCGCCGAGTTAGTGACCCGGCGGCTCCAGGCTCACCCTAACATTCAAATCATCCGCGAGGAAGTGACCCGGATTCCAGACGAGCCATGCATCATCGCCAGCGGCCCGCTCACCTCTGAATCGCTGGCAACCGACATCGCCCGGCTGATGGGAAGCCAGCACCTGTATTTTTACGACGCGCTCGCGCCCATCGTCGAAGCCGACACCATTGACCGGAACATCGTCTTCAAAGCCTCAAGACACGACAAGGGCGACGACGAAGGCGGCGACTACCTCAACTGCCCGCTCAACAAAGACGATTACACCCTCTTCGTCAACGAACTGCTCAGAGCCGGGCGCATCCCCCTCCGCGAATTTGAAGAAGACATCAAGACGGGCGTAAAGGCCGGGCCGGACAAATTCTTTGAAGGTTGCTTGCCCATCGAGATCATCGCCGAACGCGGCGAACAGTCGCTGGCCTTCGGCCCCATGCGGCCCATCGGCCTCACCGACCCGCGCACCGGGCGTTGGCCTTATGCCGTCGCCCAACTGCGGCAGGACAACCTGGCCGGGTCGCTCTACAACATCGTCGGCTTCCAAACCAACCTCACCTGGCTCGAGCAAAAACGCGTCCTGCGCCTCATCCCCGGCTTGCAGAACGCCGAGTTCGCCCGCTACGGCCAAATGCACCGCAACACCTTCATCAACTCACCAACGCTATTGGAGCCGACGATGCAGACTCGCCAGCGCCCCGATCTTTTCTTTGCCGGGCAGATCACGGGCGTGGAGGGATACATGGGCAACGCCGCCTCCGGATTGGTGGCCGGGATCAACGCCAGCCGCTTCCTGCAGGGCCAACCGCCTCTGATCTTTCCCCAGACGACAATGCTTGGGGCGTTGTCCTGGTATGTGACTCACGCTGAACCCAAGACCTTCCAGCCCATGAAAGCCAACTTCAGGCTAATGCCGCCTCTGGAAAACTCGCCGCGTGGCCGGCGCGACCGGGCCAAACTGTACACTGCGCGGGCGCTGGCCGATCTGCAAACCTTCATCGGCTTAACCCCCCTCTCATTGCCTCAACACTCATGACTCAACGCTCGCTCCTGTTCATCATCCTGGCAATCATCATCGTGGCCGCGCTCTCGCTTGTGTTTCTCGCAAACCGATCGACCATTGCCGAAAAACAATTCAGCGGCGAGGCGGCCCTGACTCACGTCGAGGCGCAAATGGCCGTTGGCCCGCGCCCGGCTGGAAGCGACGCGAACCGCGAAAGCTGCGACTCCACGCCGATCAGGACCCGGTTGCCCCGGCCTCCCCGGTTCCGGGCGCGAACGACGGCGCGAGCGGCGTGGCCGTCCTGCTCGAACTGGCCCGGACTCTCGACTCAGCCAAACTCAAAAACGAAATCTGGCTGGCGTTTTTTGACGCCGAAGACAACGGCGGCATTGACGACTGGGAATGGATCGCCGGTTCACGATACATGGCCGACAGCCTGACCCTCGCCCCCGAAGCCATGATCCTGGCCGACATGATCGGCGACGCCGACCAGCAAATTTACTACGACCAAAGCTCGGACGCAGAACTCTCGGCCCGCCTGTTCCAGATCGCCGCCGACCTGGGCTACGACGAGCACTTCATCCCTCAACCCAAATATGCCATGTACGACGATCACATCCCTTTCAAAGATCGCGGCATCCCGGCAGTAGATTTGATTGACTTCGATTATCCTTTCTGGCACACCACCGCCGACACGACCGATAAAGTAAGCGCCGCCAGTTTGGAGCGGGTGGGGCGGGTGATTGAGACGTATCTTGAGAGTCAGAAATAGGGTAACATAAGCGCAACATGACCGACGCGGCTTCTCTTCTAACAACACTCCGCCCCCGGCTGATTGACCAGGCGGCACACAGCCTGGCTCGCGGTGAGGGCCTGCGGGCCATCGCCTCTGACCGGATCGCGAACTTCTACGATCTTCTGCAAACCGCCGTCGAGTCGGGCCAGGCGGAGCGGCTGAATCCGTGTCTGGAGGAATGGGTCAACTCGCGCACCGGCACGGTCTTCCTCGAAGAGTTGACCTTTCTGCCCGTGTTGCGGGCGCTCAAGACGGCCACCTGGGATGTGGTGCGCGAGGCAACGAGCCACGAGGAAGCGCTGGACATCATTCTGGCGCTTGAGCCGATCTTCGATCATGCCTGGCTCTATCTCTCCGACATCGAAGCTCAGGCCTTGCGTGAGCAGGCAACGACGGCCCTGCGCGAAGTGCGCGCCGACTTTGATCAGTTAGACAAATCCAAGACGGCGTTTATTTCGGTGGCCGCCCACGAGTTGAAGACACCGCTGACCGTGATCGAGGGTTACACCACGATTCTGGTGGAACGAGCCGGGGACGACGCCACGCTGGCCGGAACCCCGGTCGTCAACGGCATTCATAAAGGCATCGTACGCCTCAAAGAGATCATCAACGACATGCTCGACCTGTCGGCCCTCAAAAACGACCGCCTTGTGCTGAGCTACCAGCCGGTTCAAGTAATGCAGTTGATCGCCCAGGCCGAGCGCAAGTTTCACGACGTTGCCGGACAGCGCCAACTGCGCCTGACGATTGAGAAACCCGAAACCCTGCTCGACATCACCTATGCCGATCCCGAACGGCTCTTTCAGGCTCTCAAGCACATTTTGCAGAACGCCATCAAGTACACGCCCGACGGCGGCGCGATCACCCTTCGCATCCGCAAGTTGTCCGGCTTTATTGAGATCGCCGTGGCCGACACCGGCATTGGCATTGCGCCCGAAAATCAGGAGCGGGTCTTTGAGCCGTTCGGGTCGCTGGGGGACGCCGCCCTGCACTCGACCAGCAAGACCAAGTTCAAAGGCGGCGGCATTGGGCTGGGGCTACCCATCGCCCGCGGCCTCATCGAAGCACACGGCGGCACGCTCTGGGTCGAGTCGACCGGCTACGACGAGGCGGCCTGCCCGGGCACGGTCTTTCATCTGATGTTGCCGGTTCGTGACGGCCCACCGAGTAGTGAATAGTGAGCAGTGAGTAGTGAGTAGTGAACAGTGAATAGTGAACGGTGAACAGTGATGAAGAGAGCAAGATGGATGACGTTGAAGTGAAGGCGGTCATTCGAGGATTGGAAAGCGAGGTGGCGGTCAACGAGGGCACGTTGCGCGATCTCAATCATATCCTTGCTCTGGCCCGCAATAACCGGATCATGGGCGCGGGCGCGGCGGTGATGGGCCTGGCGGCGCTGGCGCTTTCTGTTTCGGCCTGGCCGGTGACGGCGTTTATGGTCGGCCTTGGTGGCTGGACTCTGTTCACGGCGTTCGCCAAGCAGAACCGGGCCAGACGCGACATCGAAGCCCTCGAGGCCAGAATATTATCTACCCATATTAAGCTGTCCGCCTTGCGCGAACGGCAAGATCATTAACACGAAGGC from Chloroflexota bacterium includes:
- a CDS encoding cupin domain-containing protein, encoding MNAKEIIKFLNLEPLPIEGGYFRRTYSAEETIARSALPDRYPHAKLLSGTIYYLLHGDHFSALHRLLTDETYHFYLGDPVELLMLRPDGSSEVATLGHDLEAGQHVQYVVPRGVWQGSRLLAGGEFALMGTTMAPAFDPSDFELGQRDDLIRRYPDQADLIRALTRLSMDR
- a CDS encoding sigma-54-dependent Fis family transcriptional regulator, which produces MPSVLIVDDEPTPRTFIRQLLADQGYATLEADTVASAHAQIDLGQADIVLLDVMLPDGSGLRLLERLAQEQPGLPVIVITGFGDIEMAVEAMQTGAQDFLTKPMEARRLLKALSRASETVSLRRELEHLRQSRRDQYSWVVGETPAMKRVDELLQRAAPTQASILISGETGSGKEVVANAIHQLSPRNRGPFIPINCAALPDHLLESELFGHEPGAFTGATKRKLGLLEVADSGTVFLDEISSMKPDLQSKLLRAIEEKVIYRVGGTSGIKVDVRFISASNRNLPAMIADGKFREDLYWRLKVICVELPPLRDRREDIPALAGRFLDKFNLEMGKEVIGIHPRAMEALKAYHWPGNIRQLRSVIENAMLFCDGDTIEIGYLPAEIVAEPTFA
- a CDS encoding PAS domain-containing protein, producing the protein MQKKTSPLNPLNLFGSVIHRHAEPHFHDLIEQLEEAFFLASPRSGMFLHVNYKAVELTSYSRAELNGLGLNDLFSNREAAEALDLIHHIEIGSNRQLQNVPLRTRSGKLAYTDLKLFGVESDGESSVMILARDALHRARSEQNLGRQRESLAALDEMVALLANPQPDSFENALNLCRQFLHAEMIGFYQARRESPGLYLTHTVGLPGEFPAQLDSADPAVNGFPLSWRTGERPTSAITRAARACGLSSLHTSPLNDDQAGLLIAGYRPPNFQPADITALTGMATRYLNTLQATQRQTERQAQLQTRVTGAEEKLRALLDETADGVAQIDIAGNIVALNFAAEELLGFQIAETFNCPLEDVLVSAQPLASSLLAALKQGQAWRGGETDLICRDGGAVAAWVRAVPLFDENNSLSGGLILISNRTDQRQFQEQSDHLERRAWLGDLSAIFAHDVRNPLNGIATGLSYMATKFESTDPLYEAVSKMQAEVTRIDQLLKDVLLVAKSSELKYRPVSLEQLLEKTLARWRPRLTRYNIELLFHANPETSPALADSNQMDQVFTNLIANAVEAMKNGGTLTIKCHPAADARAPRGDYVELLFSDTGDGIPSEMLQRIFDPFITTKADGTGLGLAITKRIITGHRGAIFAESWPGIGTAFHVFIPVVSGK
- the trmFO gene encoding methylenetetrahydrofolate--tRNA-(uracil(54)-C(5))-methyltransferase (FADH(2)-oxidizing) TrmFO; this encodes MVKSISEVKLAKQTLIVVGGGLAGSEAVWQAAERGIKVLLYEMRPTRPTPAHTTDRLSELVCSNSLGSTAPDRAPGLLKAEIEQLGSFILQCANETAVPAGSALAVDREKFAELVTRRLQAHPNIQIIREEVTRIPDEPCIIASGPLTSESLATDIARLMGSQHLYFYDALAPIVEADTIDRNIVFKASRHDKGDDEGGDYLNCPLNKDDYTLFVNELLRAGRIPLREFEEDIKTGVKAGPDKFFEGCLPIEIIAERGEQSLAFGPMRPIGLTDPRTGRWPYAVAQLRQDNLAGSLYNIVGFQTNLTWLEQKRVLRLIPGLQNAEFARYGQMHRNTFINSPTLLEPTMQTRQRPDLFFAGQITGVEGYMGNAASGLVAGINASRFLQGQPPLIFPQTTMLGALSWYVTHAEPKTFQPMKANFRLMPPLENSPRGRRDRAKLYTARALADLQTFIGLTPLSLPQHS
- a CDS encoding M28 family peptidase, producing MDHCRKTIQRRGGPDSRRGANGRWPAPGWKRREPRKLRLHADQDPVAPASPVPGANDGASGVAVLLELARTLDSAKLKNEIWLAFFDAEDNGGIDDWEWIAGSRYMADSLTLAPEAMILADMIGDADQQIYYDQSSDAELSARLFQIAADLGYDEHFIPQPKYAMYDDHIPFKDRGIPAVDLIDFDYPFWHTTADTTDKVSAASLERVGRVIETYLESQK
- a CDS encoding HAMP domain-containing histidine kinase; the encoded protein is MTDAASLLTTLRPRLIDQAAHSLARGEGLRAIASDRIANFYDLLQTAVESGQAERLNPCLEEWVNSRTGTVFLEELTFLPVLRALKTATWDVVREATSHEEALDIILALEPIFDHAWLYLSDIEAQALREQATTALREVRADFDQLDKSKTAFISVAAHELKTPLTVIEGYTTILVERAGDDATLAGTPVVNGIHKGIVRLKEIINDMLDLSALKNDRLVLSYQPVQVMQLIAQAERKFHDVAGQRQLRLTIEKPETLLDITYADPERLFQALKHILQNAIKYTPDGGAITLRIRKLSGFIEIAVADTGIGIAPENQERVFEPFGSLGDAALHSTSKTKFKGGGIGLGLPIARGLIEAHGGTLWVESTGYDEAACPGTVFHLMLPVRDGPPSSE